Proteins from one Gibbsiella quercinecans genomic window:
- a CDS encoding fimbria/pilus outer membrane usher protein, translating to MLFQFHGRNCIYLSIIAVTVIYHSEVSEAADFNSSFLLGDAASIDWNSAGRKILPGIYNLDIYINGEWDGKYKIQITNEDKIQISREAIASLGITDVEKTLTDDTTGDWVNLELLTHGGELSLNSALLRVDLTIPQAYVSKKDKRWISPSQWDQGINGLYSAYNASYYHAWRRDGISDTDNIYLTLNSGLNLAGWHLIDNSVFRKNRANSNGYWTNNERYVERALTKFHSVFRLGESNTESNLFDNLRFKGITLKQEQRMYPDIYRTYMPVIRGIAKSNAAVRVYQNNTVIYQMNVPPGPFEITELMPSGSRSDMTVVVQEADGSRESFTVPYSTISDMLRAGSSEWQLNAGQVDIRNINYHPDFLQGNFSHGINNYLTLYAGGTMSEKYQSLLGGGAFSVPHLGSFSVNADAANANLDDGSHYRGQRYKISWSRYFPTQTNLTLATYYYNTQDYLSFADAVKINSLIFNGYSTNGYRRDKQKYNINLEQPLPNDLGKLSLRGEWRTYWNSAQKTRSYLATYSNSWRDITYSVAVSRTHYEYDADDDSYEYDESNYGSKKHDENQINLSITIPLSIFDTRVNVTNNMAAKNGKYSSLNTGVSGATQSMDYSVNLMDSHTSSQRSGSFYASWHTPMSKMTGSYTEATSYRQAGASASGTLLLWRDGLLASGQTGNTLVILDAPGASDAIVNGNTSMRTNRHGQVLVPSAAAYRMNNFRLTYDNKSHEGGAEILGNIGHTAPWYGSISYVQYKTDRRKVFIFNGELEGGKRLPFGATVLNKKHEEIGYVAQGSQLYVKAETLPNAVYVKFMDDSSRKVHLCILAQPSEEQGAHNECRIEK from the coding sequence ATGCTATTTCAGTTTCATGGACGAAATTGTATTTATTTATCAATAATAGCCGTCACTGTTATATATCACAGTGAGGTATCTGAAGCTGCAGATTTCAACTCCAGTTTTTTACTGGGTGATGCCGCTAGCATCGACTGGAATTCAGCAGGTAGAAAAATATTACCCGGTATTTATAACCTTGATATTTACATAAATGGTGAATGGGATGGTAAATATAAAATACAGATCACGAATGAGGACAAAATACAAATTAGCCGGGAAGCCATAGCATCATTGGGTATTACTGATGTAGAGAAAACGCTTACTGACGATACCACCGGAGACTGGGTAAACCTGGAGTTACTGACTCATGGTGGCGAGTTATCGCTGAACAGTGCCTTGCTACGTGTAGATTTGACAATACCACAGGCTTATGTCAGTAAAAAAGATAAGCGGTGGATTTCCCCCTCGCAGTGGGACCAGGGGATAAACGGCCTGTATTCCGCCTACAACGCAAGCTACTACCACGCCTGGCGTCGAGATGGCATTAGCGACACGGATAACATTTACCTGACATTAAATAGCGGCCTTAATTTAGCTGGATGGCACCTGATTGATAATTCTGTATTCCGTAAAAATCGGGCTAACAGCAATGGATATTGGACCAATAACGAGAGATATGTTGAGCGAGCCCTCACTAAATTCCATTCTGTCTTCCGGCTGGGGGAAAGTAATACTGAATCAAATTTATTTGATAACTTGCGTTTCAAAGGGATCACCTTAAAACAAGAACAGCGCATGTACCCCGATATATACCGTACTTATATGCCGGTGATTCGCGGAATCGCCAAATCTAATGCTGCAGTGAGAGTATATCAAAATAACACTGTTATTTACCAAATGAATGTGCCCCCAGGCCCTTTTGAAATAACAGAACTCATGCCATCAGGCTCGCGTAGCGATATGACCGTAGTTGTACAGGAAGCCGATGGTTCTAGAGAATCTTTTACTGTGCCTTACTCGACGATTTCGGACATGTTACGTGCCGGCTCGTCTGAATGGCAGCTTAACGCCGGCCAAGTCGACATCAGGAATATCAACTACCATCCAGATTTTCTGCAAGGGAATTTTTCCCACGGCATAAACAATTACCTGACGTTGTATGCCGGCGGGACGATGAGTGAAAAATACCAGTCCCTACTTGGCGGCGGCGCTTTTTCTGTGCCCCACCTTGGTTCATTCTCAGTCAATGCTGATGCGGCAAATGCTAATCTTGATGATGGCAGCCACTACCGGGGGCAGCGGTACAAAATATCGTGGAGTAGATACTTCCCAACCCAGACGAATCTGACGCTAGCCACCTATTACTATAATACTCAGGATTATTTGTCATTCGCTGACGCAGTGAAAATTAACTCACTGATTTTCAATGGGTATAGTACGAATGGATACCGGCGTGATAAACAGAAATACAACATTAATCTGGAGCAGCCTCTGCCGAATGACTTGGGAAAGTTATCTTTACGTGGAGAATGGCGAACCTACTGGAATTCCGCACAAAAAACAAGATCGTACTTAGCCACATACAGTAATTCATGGCGGGATATAACCTACAGTGTCGCCGTCAGTCGGACTCATTATGAGTACGATGCAGATGATGACAGCTATGAATATGACGAATCAAATTATGGAAGCAAGAAGCATGATGAGAATCAGATTAATTTATCCATAACGATACCGCTCAGCATTTTCGATACGCGGGTAAACGTAACCAACAACATGGCCGCGAAAAACGGAAAATACAGCTCATTAAATACCGGTGTCAGCGGTGCAACCCAGTCCATGGATTATAGCGTTAACCTCATGGACAGCCATACATCATCGCAGCGTTCGGGCAGTTTCTATGCCAGTTGGCATACTCCTATGAGCAAAATGACGGGCAGTTATACTGAAGCAACCAGCTACCGGCAGGCAGGGGCTTCAGCCAGCGGCACATTATTATTATGGCGGGATGGGCTTCTTGCATCGGGGCAGACCGGAAACACGTTGGTAATATTAGATGCACCCGGCGCATCGGATGCCATCGTCAATGGCAACACGAGTATGCGCACCAACAGGCACGGACAGGTGTTGGTTCCTTCGGCGGCAGCATACCGTATGAATAATTTCCGGCTGACTTATGACAACAAGAGTCACGAGGGCGGAGCGGAAATCCTTGGAAATATCGGCCACACAGCCCCATGGTATGGCAGCATTTCCTATGTCCAGTATAAGACAGACCGGCGGAAAGTATTTATTTTCAATGGCGAGCTTGAAGGAGGGAAACGGCTGCCGTTTGGTGCCACCGTTCTAAATAAAAAACATGAAGAAATTGGCTATGTGGCACAGGGGAGTCAGCTTTATGTGAAGGCTGAAACGTTACCGAATGCCGTTTATGTAAAATTCATGGATGACAGCAGTAGAAAGGTTCACTTGTGTATTCTTGCCCAACCATCAGAGGAACAGGGGGCTCATAATGAATGTCGTATCGAAAAGTGA
- a CDS encoding fimbrial protein codes for MNVVSKSDRNIIKNMALTVFGGMLWAIFCPAKAACSPSSTVSSSTTLNISDGFNTTAEYDTTLNTNWSGHLTCTAGSVFGTTLYYQSALDGGYPVNFIDTSKGLDQVITFYAVPDSTSEWYWLIGENNIGNTSYTLTAKLGNTSSNSVSEITSSGSVSLVTIAFTDSSSYTAEWIRSNYTTNSAVKAYALVNVTFDPDATTCSISDQSFTLPSVTLAALRAGDNVDTNFNLNIACQGALNSKVTRSADVRLYSNDLVDSNNYIIRNSSSTSSGIGFQLFSSAADPVVFSSSPDSESTSFFRVVTTLLLGQGIKFTPLPQPLAGVWWARLSHILTMISGSFYHAPTHQSWTHC; via the coding sequence ATGAATGTCGTATCGAAAAGTGATAGGAATATCATAAAAAATATGGCGTTAACTGTCTTTGGAGGCATGCTCTGGGCCATTTTCTGCCCGGCAAAAGCGGCCTGCTCGCCATCATCAACGGTATCTTCGTCTACTACTTTGAATATCAGCGACGGTTTTAATACAACTGCCGAATATGATACAACATTAAATACTAACTGGTCTGGGCATTTAACATGTACTGCTGGGAGTGTATTTGGAACCACTTTATATTACCAATCTGCGCTCGATGGCGGGTATCCTGTAAATTTCATTGATACGAGTAAGGGGCTCGATCAAGTAATAACTTTTTATGCGGTACCTGATTCAACTTCCGAATGGTATTGGCTTATTGGCGAAAATAACATTGGGAATACAAGTTATACATTGACCGCAAAGCTTGGTAATACGAGTAGTAATAGTGTTTCTGAAATAACATCATCAGGTTCAGTTTCACTGGTTACGATCGCTTTTACCGATTCTTCATCGTATACCGCAGAATGGATTAGAAGTAATTATACGACGAATTCAGCGGTGAAGGCTTATGCATTGGTCAACGTCACATTTGACCCCGATGCAACCACCTGCAGTATTAGCGATCAATCTTTCACATTGCCTTCGGTAACACTCGCCGCATTACGCGCCGGCGATAATGTAGATACCAATTTTAATTTGAATATAGCGTGTCAGGGCGCCCTGAATAGCAAAGTAACTCGAAGCGCGGATGTCCGCCTTTATAGTAATGACCTCGTGGACAGCAATAATTACATTATCAGAAACAGTTCATCAACCTCATCAGGAATTGGTTTTCAGTTGTTCAGTAGTGCAGCAGATCCCGTTGTTTTCAGTAGTTCACCTGACAGCGAGTCAACCTCATTCTTCAGGGTAGTGACAACTTTACTCTTGGGGCAAGGTATAAAATTTACGCCCCTTCCTCAACCTCTGGCGGGAGTGTGGTGGGCACGGTTATCGCATATATTGACTATGATTAGCGGGTCTTTTTATCATGCGCCTACCCACCAATCGTGGACACACTGTTAA
- a CDS encoding FadR/GntR family transcriptional regulator, producing MQEHSIEQKIKQYFISLDLKPGDKIETEVTLADKFGVTRYRMRQTLDAMVSAGILERAPKRGTIFKGFDTGSLSEHIKFQFEVSRFDSFEFKEARILMERAIIPLAVRRITPSQISMIELTITNMLLHKDDPQQADTYDRDFHLLIFSACGNHVLSAFSGVIQTLFRSSEYRHKYWSPEYVEKIADEHKLILQAIKKGDALAAVAALDAHLGYSKITLTE from the coding sequence ATGCAAGAACACAGTATTGAACAAAAGATAAAGCAGTACTTTATCTCACTTGATCTCAAGCCTGGTGACAAGATTGAGACCGAGGTCACGCTGGCCGATAAGTTTGGCGTCACACGCTACAGGATGCGCCAGACTCTGGACGCTATGGTGTCCGCTGGAATCCTGGAGCGGGCGCCAAAACGAGGAACTATTTTTAAGGGCTTTGATACCGGCTCACTCAGTGAACACATCAAGTTCCAGTTTGAGGTGTCCCGCTTCGACAGCTTTGAGTTTAAGGAAGCCCGGATCCTGATGGAAAGAGCGATTATACCCCTGGCGGTAAGGAGGATCACGCCGTCACAGATATCAATGATCGAACTTACCATAACCAATATGCTACTTCATAAGGATGATCCGCAACAAGCAGATACCTATGATAGGGACTTTCATTTACTTATCTTTTCTGCTTGCGGCAACCACGTTCTTTCAGCATTTTCAGGGGTTATTCAAACCCTATTCCGGAGCTCTGAATACCGACACAAATATTGGTCACCTGAATATGTCGAAAAAATTGCTGACGAGCACAAATTGATACTCCAGGCAATTAAGAAAGGTGATGCGCTGGCAGCGGTTGCAGCACTCGATGCACACCTTGGTTATTCAAAAATCACATTAACGGAATGA
- a CDS encoding MFS transporter, protein MNLNKTDKIRKIQRFALFLLIIIGIVNYMDRATLSIANHAISEELGLTKVHMGYLLSAFSLTYAFLQLPVGAFLDRLGSRILLGLGLLLWSAAQLAGGVVHSFKALFFTRLILGVGEAPQFPAAAKSISEWYNIKERGRAMGTFNSSAAMGTAIAPPVLTALMLLFSWRWMFIIMGILGIVLSLIWLFAYRNRNQIELTKAEIAYLDDGAVTGSNEKITTAEWLKIFKSSSTWGILLGFMGIVYMIWLFLTWLPAYLAETYDISLVNVGWMVSIPYIFAILGSISAGFISDYFVSRGYDMIKSRKSLVALGLVMAGIFIIPAAYATTVTQAIIFISIAQFSIQLASGSSWILVSSIIPSNRTASLGGIQNFGGYIAGSIAPILTGYMAQSTGSFTSALIVAAVIAIASAIAHFVLVRKPIVTGNKSTTPPVINHNA, encoded by the coding sequence ATGAACCTGAATAAAACCGATAAGATAAGAAAGATTCAGCGGTTTGCTCTTTTCCTTCTCATCATTATTGGCATCGTCAATTATATGGATAGAGCAACACTGTCTATCGCTAACCATGCTATCAGTGAGGAGTTGGGATTAACAAAAGTCCATATGGGGTATTTGTTGTCAGCATTCTCATTGACCTATGCATTTCTTCAGCTTCCTGTCGGTGCATTTCTTGACAGACTGGGATCAAGGATCCTGCTTGGGCTTGGTTTATTATTATGGTCAGCAGCGCAACTCGCCGGCGGTGTCGTACACAGCTTTAAGGCACTGTTTTTCACACGATTGATATTAGGTGTAGGCGAAGCACCGCAATTTCCCGCTGCGGCAAAGTCTATATCCGAATGGTACAACATTAAGGAACGTGGCCGCGCAATGGGAACATTCAATTCCTCTGCAGCCATGGGAACGGCAATTGCGCCCCCGGTTTTAACGGCATTGATGCTGCTCTTTAGCTGGCGCTGGATGTTTATCATCATGGGCATCCTGGGTATTGTGCTATCACTAATCTGGCTGTTTGCATACCGCAATCGTAACCAGATTGAGCTGACAAAAGCAGAGATCGCCTACCTTGATGATGGGGCAGTAACCGGCAGCAATGAAAAAATAACAACTGCAGAATGGCTTAAGATTTTTAAATCTTCCTCAACCTGGGGAATTCTGCTGGGCTTCATGGGCATTGTTTATATGATCTGGTTATTTCTGACTTGGTTGCCCGCCTATCTTGCTGAAACCTATGATATCTCATTAGTGAACGTTGGCTGGATGGTTTCAATTCCCTATATTTTTGCAATCCTGGGTTCAATCAGCGCTGGTTTTATTTCTGATTATTTCGTTAGCCGTGGATATGACATGATAAAAAGCCGTAAATCGCTTGTTGCACTTGGCCTTGTTATGGCAGGTATATTCATCATTCCTGCGGCTTACGCGACAACGGTTACACAAGCAATTATTTTTATCAGTATTGCTCAGTTCAGCATTCAACTCGCATCGGGATCTTCCTGGATCTTGGTTTCATCGATTATTCCCTCAAACAGAACGGCATCGCTTGGCGGGATCCAAAACTTTGGTGGTTATATTGCCGGGTCAATAGCGCCTATTTTAACCGGGTATATGGCACAAAGTACCGGGTCTTTTACCAGTGCGCTGATCGTAGCAGCAGTAATTGCCATCGCATCCGCAATCGCACACTTCGTACTGGTTCGCAAACCCATCGTGACAGGAAATAAATCAACCACACCACCCGTTATAAACCATAATGCCTAA
- a CDS encoding HpcH/HpaI aldolase family protein, protein MKNLLKEKLRKNIPFAGVTLNFGSIRATEILARSGFDFLMVDLQHGNFDKNSAMDSIHAILATDTVPLARISDNNPGAINDVLDAGAQGVVIPMVDNAEDARKAVRAALYSPLGKRSKGGSAPIIYGDDYAKKANDEIMIIVMIETADAVNNINNIFAVKGISACLVGTSDLSLDMDCSRDSEELRAAINKVIEAGEKYGVPVGSAVGSTAEITKFTEPKPAFYLISHDQGLLKSAAEMMAKDLKLAMKHKE, encoded by the coding sequence ATGAAAAACCTTCTCAAAGAAAAGCTAAGAAAAAATATACCCTTCGCCGGAGTTACACTGAATTTTGGTTCTATCCGGGCAACCGAAATTCTCGCGCGTTCCGGTTTCGATTTTCTGATGGTTGATCTCCAGCATGGAAATTTCGATAAAAATAGCGCAATGGACTCTATCCATGCCATTTTAGCAACGGATACCGTCCCTTTAGCACGCATCTCAGATAATAACCCCGGTGCGATTAATGACGTACTGGATGCCGGCGCTCAAGGCGTGGTAATACCCATGGTAGATAATGCGGAAGATGCACGTAAAGCCGTACGTGCAGCATTATACTCCCCCCTTGGTAAGCGTTCCAAAGGCGGTTCAGCCCCCATCATTTATGGTGATGATTATGCTAAAAAGGCTAACGATGAAATCATGATTATTGTCATGATTGAGACTGCCGACGCGGTGAATAACATAAATAATATTTTTGCCGTTAAAGGCATTTCCGCCTGCCTGGTGGGCACTTCCGATCTTTCTCTTGATATGGATTGCAGCCGTGACAGTGAAGAACTGCGTGCGGCAATTAATAAAGTGATTGAAGCCGGTGAAAAATACGGGGTACCGGTGGGTTCTGCCGTGGGCTCTACGGCAGAAATTACCAAGTTTACTGAACCAAAACCTGCATTTTACCTTATTAGTCATGACCAAGGGCTGCTGAAATCAGCGGCCGAAATGATGGCTAAAGATCTCAAACTCGCCATGAAGCATAAGGAATAA
- a CDS encoding xylulokinase, whose amino-acid sequence MAALQDTEFVLGLDLGTSSCKVSAVSLTGKILGSIHKEYATETPEAGWTQQNPDDWIKALSEASRALMEHYNLDRNLTRALAITSAAHIAVLLDEAGNVIRPAILWNDQRSKAQAAVFSDTAGDKIFNIAGNWPSTTWSLPHLQWVKENDPESWGKVHHILLSKDYIGYRLTGKMVTDPAAAVSTLLYDVNHTCWSSDLCSMAGIKLTQLPAIAPIGYELGTLSSAGVEILGIPSQVRVYNGTLDSTAETFAAGVRKPGDCVLRLASAGGLHGITKHPAFARKLISYPYVTSNYWLSQAGTNTCAAAVSWLAKLFMDGSQSSPDFTTWSQLACEAPVGSNGLMFHPYLMGERCPLWDPNLRGSFTGISLSHTQRDFARATYEGTALSLLDASAALTSQGFEINHIKAVGGGGKSTLWCQIISDVFNAPVDYIPGADSSYGAAAISLYGLGLYDSLDNIPANLLISGNERKYQPIAKNNQLYAELFHKYQFISKKLVEITHYA is encoded by the coding sequence ATGGCTGCTCTACAAGACACTGAATTTGTTCTGGGGCTAGACCTGGGAACAAGCTCATGCAAAGTAAGCGCGGTTTCTCTGACAGGTAAAATCCTTGGAAGCATACATAAAGAATATGCCACGGAAACGCCGGAGGCAGGGTGGACACAACAAAACCCTGACGACTGGATAAAAGCACTTTCTGAAGCCAGCCGAGCGTTGATGGAACACTATAACCTTGATAGAAACCTTACCAGGGCGCTCGCAATAACCAGTGCGGCACATATTGCCGTATTACTGGATGAGGCAGGTAATGTTATCCGCCCCGCCATTCTTTGGAACGATCAAAGATCAAAGGCGCAGGCGGCCGTTTTTTCTGATACGGCCGGAGATAAAATATTTAATATTGCCGGCAACTGGCCATCCACCACCTGGTCACTCCCACATCTCCAGTGGGTTAAGGAAAATGATCCTGAATCGTGGGGTAAAGTTCATCACATCCTGCTTTCAAAGGATTACATTGGCTATCGCTTAACCGGCAAAATGGTCACCGATCCTGCAGCGGCGGTTTCAACGCTGCTTTATGACGTTAATCACACATGCTGGAGCAGTGATTTATGTAGCATGGCTGGCATTAAGTTAACCCAGTTACCTGCCATCGCACCTATTGGATATGAACTTGGCACCCTATCTTCAGCCGGTGTGGAAATTTTAGGCATCCCCAGCCAGGTAAGGGTGTACAACGGTACGCTGGACAGTACCGCCGAAACGTTTGCCGCCGGCGTGCGTAAACCGGGTGATTGTGTTCTTCGTTTGGCCAGCGCCGGGGGGCTACACGGCATTACAAAACACCCGGCATTCGCCAGGAAACTGATTTCATACCCATATGTCACTTCAAACTATTGGTTATCTCAAGCAGGAACCAATACGTGTGCAGCCGCTGTGTCATGGCTCGCAAAACTGTTTATGGATGGCTCGCAATCAAGCCCTGATTTCACCACATGGAGTCAGTTGGCTTGTGAAGCACCGGTGGGTTCAAACGGGCTAATGTTCCATCCATACCTTATGGGAGAACGATGCCCGCTATGGGATCCCAATCTGCGCGGGAGTTTTACCGGCATCAGCCTTAGCCATACTCAGCGTGATTTTGCCAGGGCGACATATGAAGGCACGGCATTGTCCCTGCTTGATGCTTCTGCTGCACTCACTTCGCAGGGGTTCGAGATTAATCATATAAAGGCGGTTGGCGGCGGCGGAAAGAGCACATTATGGTGCCAAATTATTAGTGATGTATTCAATGCACCGGTGGATTATATCCCGGGTGCCGATTCCTCATACGGTGCCGCAGCGATAAGCCTTTATGGACTAGGGCTTTATGACTCGCTGGATAACATCCCTGCAAACCTGTTAATTAGCGGCAACGAAAGAAAATACCAACCCATAGCCAAAAATAATCAGTTGTATGCCGAGTTATTCCATAAATATCAGTTTATCAGTAAAAAACTGGTTGAAATTACACATTACGCTTAA
- a CDS encoding YhcH/YjgK/YiaL family protein encodes MITFNISQNCHSVDLITRILKHPCLSLDVLSNKATGKYTAEGEDWFYIISEGVTAESINNQAEFHKEYGDIQMVIQGIEMIEFSNLRPDREEINTQATAPDLFFIPAHQTQSKVILNEGDYAVFYPSEIHKPMCNTADGSHHVKKVVVKFPCKLFFEPTLSL; translated from the coding sequence ATGATTACCTTCAATATATCGCAAAATTGTCACTCGGTTGATCTCATCACGAGGATTTTAAAACACCCCTGTTTATCTCTGGATGTGTTATCTAACAAAGCAACAGGAAAATACACCGCAGAAGGTGAAGACTGGTTTTATATTATTAGTGAAGGGGTAACAGCCGAGTCAATTAACAATCAGGCAGAATTCCATAAAGAATACGGTGACATTCAGATGGTCATTCAGGGTATTGAGATGATTGAATTCAGCAATTTACGGCCAGACAGGGAAGAAATAAATACCCAAGCAACAGCACCTGACCTCTTTTTCATTCCTGCACATCAAACTCAGAGCAAAGTTATTCTCAATGAGGGTGACTATGCCGTTTTTTATCCTAGTGAGATTCATAAGCCGATGTGTAATACGGCAGACGGTTCGCATCATGTAAAAAAAGTTGTTGTGAAATTCCCATGTAAATTGTTTTTCGAACCAACATTATCGCTGTAA
- the yigL gene encoding sugar/pyridoxal phosphate phosphatase YigL, whose amino-acid sequence MYHVVASDLDGTLLSPDHTLTPFAKETLRLLTQRGVHFVFATGRHHVDVSQIRDNLEISAFMITSNGARVHNTAGELIFSHDLDADIARDLYGVVHNNPHITTNVYRNDDWYIDRESPEQKEFFQESIFKYHLFEPALLETDGVCKVYFTCDDHEKLLPLEDAINARWGDRVNVSFSFPTCLEVMAGGVSKGRALDEVAKIMGYTLKDCIAFGDGMNDLEMLSMAGKGCIMRDAHQRLKNKLPQLDVIGSNVDDAVPHYLRKMFLS is encoded by the coding sequence ATGTATCATGTCGTTGCATCCGATTTAGATGGCACGCTGCTGTCGCCCGACCACACGCTGACACCGTTTGCCAAAGAAACGTTGAGGCTGCTGACGCAGCGCGGCGTGCATTTTGTCTTCGCTACCGGCCGCCATCACGTTGACGTTTCGCAGATCCGCGATAACCTCGAAATCAGCGCTTTTATGATCACCTCCAACGGCGCGCGGGTGCACAACACGGCGGGCGAGCTGATCTTCAGCCACGATCTGGACGCAGACATTGCGCGCGATCTCTACGGCGTTGTGCATAACAATCCGCATATCACCACCAACGTTTACCGTAACGACGATTGGTACATCGATCGCGAAAGCCCGGAGCAGAAAGAATTCTTCCAGGAGTCGATCTTCAAATACCACCTGTTTGAACCGGCCCTGTTGGAAACCGACGGCGTGTGCAAGGTGTATTTCACCTGTGACGATCACGAAAAGCTATTGCCGTTGGAAGATGCCATCAACGCCCGCTGGGGCGATCGGGTTAACGTCAGCTTCTCGTTCCCCACCTGCCTGGAAGTGATGGCCGGCGGCGTCTCGAAGGGGCGGGCATTGGATGAAGTGGCGAAAATCATGGGCTATACGCTCAAAGACTGCATCGCCTTCGGCGACGGAATGAACGATCTGGAAATGCTGTCGATGGCCGGCAAAGGCTGCATCATGCGCGACGCGCACCAGCGCCTGAAGAACAAGCTGCCCCAGCTCGACGTGATTGGCTCTAACGTGGATGACGCCGTGCCGCACTATCTGCGCAAGATGTTCCTGTCTTAA
- the pldB gene encoding lysophospholipase L2 — MTSFTFNTDDWLTRETQFAAFATGPLLDFWRQREEGEFTGVDGVPIRYVRFCSMRHHRVVVVSPGRIESYVKYPEVAYDLFHRGFDVMIIDHRGQGRSGRLLTDSHRGHVVNFTDYVDDFENFYLKQVAPRGYRQCYALAHSMGGAILALFLARRPNAFDAAVLCAPMFGIHLPMPGWVAGQILNWAEKHPPMRDYYAVGTGQWRPLPYVVNMLTHSRERYRRNLRYYADYPELRVGGPTYHWVRESIWAGHQVIALAAKITTPLLLLQASEDRVVDNHAHLAFCQAMSDAGHPCKGGKPRVIKGARHEILFERDEMRAEALNVILRFFAQHPFSGAHAADNSIRG, encoded by the coding sequence ATGACCTCGTTTACATTCAACACCGATGACTGGTTAACGCGCGAAACGCAGTTTGCCGCGTTCGCCACCGGGCCGTTGTTGGACTTTTGGCGCCAGCGTGAAGAAGGTGAGTTTACCGGCGTTGATGGCGTGCCTATTCGCTACGTGCGCTTTTGCTCCATGCGCCATCATCGGGTGGTGGTGGTCAGCCCCGGCCGTATTGAAAGCTATGTGAAATACCCTGAGGTGGCTTACGATCTGTTCCATCGCGGTTTTGACGTGATGATTATCGATCACCGCGGCCAGGGGCGCTCCGGGCGGTTGCTGACAGATTCGCACCGTGGTCATGTGGTAAACTTCACCGACTACGTTGATGATTTCGAAAATTTTTACCTGAAGCAGGTGGCGCCGCGCGGTTATCGGCAGTGTTATGCGCTGGCCCATTCGATGGGCGGGGCGATACTGGCGCTGTTTTTGGCGCGCCGGCCCAATGCCTTTGACGCCGCCGTACTGTGCGCGCCGATGTTCGGCATCCATCTGCCGATGCCAGGCTGGGTGGCTGGCCAGATCCTCAACTGGGCGGAAAAGCACCCGCCGATGCGCGATTACTACGCAGTGGGCACCGGCCAGTGGCGGCCGCTGCCGTACGTGGTCAATATGCTGACCCACAGCCGCGAGCGCTATCGCCGCAATCTGCGTTATTACGCCGATTACCCTGAACTGCGGGTTGGCGGGCCAACCTATCACTGGGTGCGGGAGAGTATCTGGGCCGGGCATCAGGTGATCGCCCTGGCGGCGAAAATAACCACGCCGCTTTTATTATTACAGGCCAGTGAGGATCGGGTGGTCGATAACCACGCTCATTTGGCTTTTTGTCAGGCAATGTCAGACGCGGGGCACCCCTGTAAAGGGGGGAAACCGCGGGTTATCAAAGGTGCACGGCATGAGATCCTGTTTGAGCGGGACGAGATGCGCGCCGAAGCATTGAACGTAATCCTGCGCTTCTTTGCTCAACACCCATTCAGCGGCGCCCACGCCGCCGATAATTCCATCAGAGGTTAG
- the rhtB gene encoding homoserine/homoserine lactone efflux protein, which yields MTFDWWLTYLLTTLILSLSPGSGAINTMSTGISHGYRGAAASIAGLQVGLAIHIVLVGIGLGALVSQSLLAFEILKWLGAAYLVWLGIQQWRAAGALDLHTLAGHMPRRRLFRRAVLVNLTNPKSIVFLAALFPQFIVPHQPQTEQYVVLGVTTVVVDIIVMIGYATLAKRIAGWLKTPRQMRLLNRIFGSLFILVAGLLATARKA from the coding sequence ATGACCTTTGACTGGTGGTTAACCTATCTGCTGACAACCCTTATCCTTAGCCTTTCGCCAGGCTCCGGCGCCATCAATACCATGAGCACGGGTATCAGCCACGGTTACCGCGGCGCAGCGGCGTCGATCGCCGGTTTGCAGGTCGGCCTGGCGATTCATATCGTGCTGGTCGGCATCGGCCTGGGCGCGTTGGTATCGCAATCGCTGCTGGCGTTTGAGATCCTGAAATGGTTGGGCGCCGCCTATCTGGTGTGGCTGGGGATTCAGCAGTGGCGCGCCGCCGGCGCATTGGATCTGCACACGCTGGCCGGCCATATGCCACGCCGCCGTCTGTTCCGCCGGGCGGTGCTGGTCAACCTCACCAACCCGAAAAGCATCGTGTTCCTGGCCGCGCTGTTCCCTCAGTTCATCGTGCCGCATCAACCCCAAACCGAGCAATATGTCGTGCTGGGCGTCACCACGGTCGTGGTGGATATTATCGTGATGATCGGTTACGCCACGCTGGCCAAACGTATTGCCGGCTGGCTGAAAACGCCGCGCCAAATGCGGTTGCTCAACCGGATTTTCGGTTCGCTGTTTATTCTGGTGGCGGGGCTGCTGGCGACGGCCAGAAAGGCGTGA